A single window of Rubripirellula lacrimiformis DNA harbors:
- the hemP gene encoding hemin uptake protein HemP — MNEPEPPDGIPHDQPSSTPDDPIDSRPKVWESVDLFQGRREVWIRHGEMVYRLRRTGSEKLYLTK, encoded by the coding sequence ATGAATGAACCCGAACCGCCCGACGGCATCCCCCATGACCAGCCAAGTTCCACGCCAGATGATCCGATCGATTCACGACCGAAAGTGTGGGAGTCTGTTGACCTGTTCCAGGGTCGCCGCGAAGTCTGGATCCGTCATGGCGAGATGGTTTACCGACTTCGACGAACGGGATCCGAAAAGCTATACTTAACCAAGTGA
- a CDS encoding alpha/beta hydrolase has protein sequence MHRSILRVLVCGVALSCFSGVIVAADSVPVWPGLAPREISGEASDSVGVPRLPSSGIDDGVTRLHNVRRPTVDVFLADKPNGTAVVVLPGGGFMKVVPDKEGSEVAPLLNRLGISVFVLRYRTNEVTPKDEPAWLRPLQDAQRTIRMIRSRAQQYQVDPDRVGQLSFSAGGQVGAVWMTASGNAAYPSIDIIDEQDCRPDFSMLIYPWNLVRKGSDQGESLGRLIVPIQPNKDCRPTFIVHTHDDNSTSIGSVLLYAGLKRHGVPAELHVYQNGGHGYGARQVPNSDIGTWPERATDWLRLRGLAEPQP, from the coding sequence ATGCATCGGTCGATTTTGCGGGTCTTGGTTTGTGGGGTCGCGCTGAGTTGCTTTTCCGGCGTCATCGTGGCGGCCGACTCGGTCCCGGTGTGGCCTGGATTGGCACCCCGTGAGATCTCCGGCGAAGCGTCCGATTCCGTCGGCGTACCGCGACTGCCATCCAGCGGGATCGACGACGGCGTCACACGCCTTCACAACGTCCGCCGACCAACCGTGGACGTTTTTCTTGCGGACAAACCAAACGGAACCGCCGTGGTTGTCTTGCCGGGCGGTGGATTCATGAAGGTCGTTCCCGATAAGGAGGGATCGGAAGTCGCGCCGCTTCTGAATCGATTGGGAATATCGGTCTTCGTACTTCGCTATCGTACGAACGAAGTGACCCCGAAGGATGAACCGGCTTGGCTGCGTCCGTTGCAGGATGCCCAGCGGACGATCCGAATGATCCGTTCCCGGGCCCAGCAATATCAAGTTGACCCGGATCGAGTCGGTCAATTGTCGTTTTCGGCGGGTGGTCAGGTGGGGGCAGTCTGGATGACGGCCAGCGGCAATGCGGCCTATCCATCGATCGACATCATCGACGAACAGGATTGTCGGCCCGACTTTTCGATGCTGATCTATCCCTGGAACTTGGTTCGAAAGGGCAGCGATCAGGGGGAATCGCTTGGCCGTTTGATCGTTCCGATCCAGCCAAACAAAGATTGTCGACCAACGTTCATCGTTCATACGCACGACGACAACTCGACGTCCATCGGCAGCGTCCTGCTGTACGCGGGGTTGAAAAGGCATGGCGTTCCCGCCGAGCTGCACGTGTACCAAAACGGAGGCCACGGGTACGGTGCACGCCAAGTCCCGAACTCGGACATCGGCACCTGGCCTGAACGAGCCACCGACTGGCTACGCCTGCGAGGACTCGCGGAACCGCAGCCATGA
- a CDS encoding cobalamin-binding protein: protein MRIVSLLPSATEMICGLGLRDQLVGVSHECDFPASVAALPKVTRSFFPADATSAEIDQIVRQKVDSSAALYSLDTQALLDLRPDVIVTQSLCDVCAVSMDQVQAVADALPCPPTIVPLEPTSIDDVMDAVRQISAVVGCEDRAGQYVESLRNRMTAVIQRSGGTTNVPRVMLLEWIDPPFSAGHWNPELVSMAGGREMIGRSGHRSTAVPWDSVIQADPEVMVIACCGFTVKRAMQDMPILCSQPDWGSLACVRTRRVHVVDGSAYFNRPGPRLVDSLEILAHTIHPDVHPLPPGLKPAVATER, encoded by the coding sequence ATGCGTATCGTTTCATTGTTACCCAGCGCGACCGAAATGATCTGCGGCCTGGGGTTGCGCGATCAATTGGTCGGCGTGTCACATGAGTGTGATTTCCCGGCGTCGGTCGCTGCTTTGCCCAAAGTGACCCGCAGCTTCTTTCCAGCCGACGCGACCAGTGCCGAGATCGATCAGATCGTTCGCCAAAAGGTTGACTCCAGCGCTGCCCTGTATTCTCTGGACACTCAGGCGCTGTTGGACCTGCGTCCCGATGTGATCGTCACCCAATCTTTGTGTGACGTGTGCGCCGTGTCCATGGACCAAGTCCAGGCTGTCGCGGACGCACTGCCCTGCCCTCCGACGATTGTTCCATTGGAACCGACTAGCATCGACGATGTGATGGATGCAGTACGCCAGATTAGTGCCGTCGTCGGCTGCGAAGATCGCGCCGGTCAGTATGTCGAATCACTTCGCAATCGAATGACAGCGGTCATCCAGCGAAGCGGTGGCACCACGAACGTTCCACGAGTGATGCTGTTGGAATGGATTGATCCACCATTCAGCGCCGGGCACTGGAACCCCGAACTGGTATCGATGGCTGGAGGGCGAGAGATGATTGGAAGAAGCGGTCATCGATCCACCGCGGTCCCGTGGGACAGCGTCATCCAAGCCGATCCCGAGGTGATGGTCATCGCCTGCTGCGGGTTCACAGTCAAGCGTGCCATGCAGGACATGCCGATCTTGTGTTCGCAGCCAGATTGGGGATCGCTTGCCTGTGTCCGCACGCGACGCGTGCACGTCGTCGATGGATCCGCGTACTTCAATCGTCCCGGCCCAAGATTGGTCGACAGTCTGGAAATACTGGCACACACAATCCATCCCGATGTGCATCCATTGCCGCCAGGCCTAAAGCCGGCGGTAGCCACCGAGCGATGA
- a CDS encoding TonB-dependent receptor: MKRITFLALTLLPSLVPTLSAEDALSEKSAGKRVELATLLQQDTQPTLPEIEVRPPALTEPANDPAADGSTELVPAPFSDAAASSPGGSTSPSAPNPALSMPPSQFDNQPPGGAGQSPPTNSPDAALSASFPSLDEQMFGGTSSDVTGLNSAFRGEVSLFDSAQLGTIIDREDLDRRQATTMYRALQNEVGVMLQQTGNGQLSPFIRGLTGQQVLIMVDGIRMNTSVLRPGPNQYAATIDPGSIERIEVIRGAESALWGSDAIGGAINIVTRSADPLQGNHFSPMFSQFYSSAEASSYTRTGFSGWYGATGITGGISYLDVGNVDRGGDLGRQSGTDYQQYAGDLKLQRMLTENHMLTFAMQHFEQQDLKRSDRFLPFVQGPASDGSVPTQRPTYYDPQQRDLIYGRLEGLLPDDFFFADLYSVTLSGSRTKEATTVDRYDSNLPNADPTRREIGEFDDIGWGTTISAVKDMDDFGKLTYGSDFYAESINANRLRIDSPSAPGATASPTDPQYPDDSEADRMGVFTSWHVSLTDRLDATTSVRYENINVSGTPDFDTLGPTYFQRSYQDWIASVGLTYKLTEQWKLVGGYYEGFRAPTIDDLTANKTFLQNSQSVPLVGNLNVEAEQSKTYEVGLKFNYDRLRLQAVEYWTDFDSYINRETIGGARFLTNQQAYLNGTELAGEYLLGRNLSLYGNFYYTYGTITSADDPISRIPPTQGTLGLRFDEPSIGGYLDVYTWMVARADRYNSSNFGDVRFLPGGTPGYATLNVRTGRSFGDQRQHHVSLSLENITDKYYRVLGSGVDGTGFNAIFGYQYAM; the protein is encoded by the coding sequence GTGAAGCGGATCACCTTCTTGGCACTCACGCTGTTGCCATCGCTAGTTCCCACCCTATCGGCCGAAGATGCCCTATCGGAAAAGTCAGCCGGCAAGCGTGTTGAATTAGCAACGTTGCTCCAGCAAGATACGCAACCGACTTTGCCCGAAATCGAAGTTCGACCCCCGGCGCTGACTGAACCCGCGAATGACCCCGCTGCGGATGGTTCCACAGAACTGGTCCCCGCACCTTTCAGCGATGCGGCCGCTTCGTCACCGGGCGGATCCACCTCGCCATCGGCCCCGAATCCTGCCTTGTCGATGCCGCCATCGCAGTTTGACAATCAGCCACCCGGCGGGGCAGGGCAGAGTCCACCGACGAACTCGCCCGATGCGGCGCTGAGTGCATCGTTCCCTTCGTTGGACGAACAAATGTTCGGTGGCACATCCAGTGACGTCACCGGTCTCAATAGTGCGTTTCGTGGCGAGGTCAGTCTGTTCGATTCGGCTCAGTTGGGAACGATCATCGATCGCGAAGATTTGGATCGGCGGCAAGCCACCACGATGTACCGGGCTCTGCAGAACGAAGTCGGCGTGATGCTGCAGCAGACCGGGAACGGTCAACTGTCCCCCTTCATACGCGGACTAACCGGGCAACAAGTGTTGATCATGGTGGATGGCATCCGGATGAATACGAGCGTGCTGCGTCCCGGGCCGAACCAGTATGCTGCGACGATTGATCCGGGATCGATCGAGCGGATTGAAGTGATCCGTGGCGCCGAATCGGCTCTTTGGGGCAGCGATGCAATCGGTGGCGCGATCAACATCGTCACGCGATCGGCCGATCCGCTGCAAGGCAACCATTTCAGCCCGATGTTTAGTCAGTTCTACAGCAGCGCCGAAGCATCCTCGTACACGCGTACTGGATTCAGCGGCTGGTACGGTGCAACCGGCATCACCGGCGGCATCTCGTATCTGGATGTGGGCAACGTCGATCGCGGTGGCGATCTGGGCCGGCAATCGGGCACCGACTACCAACAGTACGCTGGCGATCTGAAGCTGCAGCGAATGCTGACCGAAAACCACATGTTGACCTTCGCGATGCAGCACTTCGAGCAGCAGGACCTGAAGCGGAGCGATCGCTTCTTGCCGTTCGTGCAGGGGCCGGCATCCGACGGCAGTGTGCCGACGCAGCGACCGACCTACTATGATCCACAGCAACGCGACCTGATCTATGGGCGGTTGGAGGGATTGTTGCCGGACGACTTCTTCTTTGCGGATCTGTATTCGGTGACGCTATCGGGTTCACGAACAAAGGAGGCGACCACCGTCGATCGGTATGACAGTAATTTGCCGAACGCAGACCCGACCCGTCGCGAGATTGGTGAGTTTGACGACATCGGTTGGGGCACGACGATCTCGGCCGTCAAGGACATGGACGACTTCGGGAAGCTGACCTACGGTTCGGACTTTTACGCCGAATCGATCAACGCCAATCGCTTGCGGATCGATAGCCCGAGCGCGCCGGGAGCGACCGCTTCACCCACCGATCCACAGTATCCGGACGATTCCGAAGCTGATCGAATGGGGGTGTTTACATCTTGGCATGTTTCGCTGACCGACCGCTTGGACGCGACAACATCGGTCCGTTACGAAAACATCAACGTATCGGGAACGCCGGATTTTGACACGCTTGGGCCTACCTACTTTCAACGCTCCTACCAAGATTGGATCGCCAGCGTCGGCTTGACCTACAAGCTGACCGAACAGTGGAAGCTCGTCGGTGGCTATTACGAAGGATTCCGGGCGCCGACGATCGACGACCTGACGGCCAACAAAACGTTCTTGCAAAACAGTCAATCGGTTCCGTTGGTTGGGAATTTGAACGTCGAAGCCGAACAGAGCAAAACGTACGAAGTCGGATTGAAGTTCAACTACGATCGCCTTCGCCTGCAGGCGGTGGAGTACTGGACAGACTTCGATAGTTACATCAATCGCGAGACGATTGGCGGAGCCCGGTTCTTGACGAACCAGCAGGCCTATCTGAACGGTACCGAACTGGCGGGCGAATACTTGTTGGGTCGCAACCTGTCTCTGTATGGCAACTTCTACTATACCTACGGCACCATCACGTCGGCTGACGATCCGATCTCACGAATCCCGCCCACCCAAGGAACCTTGGGGTTGCGGTTCGACGAGCCATCGATCGGTGGTTACCTGGACGTGTACACCTGGATGGTAGCGCGAGCCGATCGGTACAATTCGTCGAACTTTGGTGACGTACGTTTTCTGCCCGGCGGGACTCCCGGCTACGCCACGCTCAACGTGCGAACGGGACGATCCTTTGGTGATCAACGCCAGCATCATGTGTCGCTGTCGCTAGAGAACATCACCGACAAGTACTACCGAGTGCTAGGAAGCGGAGTGGACGGAACCGGATTCAACGCAATCTTCGGCTATCAGTACGCAATGTAG
- a CDS encoding PSD1 and planctomycete cytochrome C domain-containing protein, giving the protein MAIASSAAGDEATVKVSFDRDIRPILSENCYACHGFDSGARQADLRLDTRSGAVDEGGVVVPGDSSASALIDRVLTDDADEIMPPPDSGRVLTAAQKETLRRWVDQGAEYEIHWAFVPPTRDPVEPDRDSDRVHPIDRRIQDRLSEAGLDLSPLAPPATLIRRVSLDLVGLPPSVQEIAEFEVAFGRDPDVAYHDLVERLLASPHYGERWGRWWLDQARYADSNGYSVDGPRQIWLYRDWVVDALNADMPFDQFTIQQLAGDLLPDATVSQKVATGFHRNTQINQEGGIDAEQFRIDSIFDRVATTGTVWLGLTTGCAQCHDHKFDPISQKEYYELFAFFNDQDEPSITVYPDDVDADALVAERKKLQQQQQAMVDESVDELSAWETALTESQKKALGKNVQKAIDTDAKKRSLDQKWQLLKSLPSKIESPQAAAIDKRLSQIAKSLATGVRTLVMSERSKPRKTTLMIKGDFTRPSDEVIPGTLDVLHSFKPQSEYPSRLDLARWIVSPQNPLTARVIANRIWQQYFGIGLVETDSDFGLQGTSPTHPELLDWLALELQQNGWSIKDLHRQIVSSHTYRQSSNTRTDLDQMDPLNRLLGRQNRLRLDAEIVRDVALVASGMFSGKMGGPPVYPPIPDGVMNLGQRNRAWHASTGEDRYRRGLYTFVYRVTPPPALNVFDAPDGLNSCTRRIRSNTPLQALTLLNDAGFFELAEALQKIIDEQGLEVAFQRCTSRRPTADELTLLKRLDTLNAARALLNLDETINRE; this is encoded by the coding sequence ATGGCGATCGCCTCATCGGCCGCGGGTGACGAAGCGACTGTGAAGGTCAGCTTTGACCGGGACATTCGGCCGATTTTGTCGGAGAACTGTTACGCCTGTCACGGGTTTGACAGCGGGGCACGTCAAGCCGATCTGCGACTGGACACGCGTTCGGGAGCGGTGGACGAAGGCGGGGTGGTGGTTCCTGGCGATTCGTCCGCCAGCGCGCTGATCGACCGAGTGTTGACGGATGACGCGGATGAAATCATGCCCCCGCCTGATTCGGGGCGGGTGCTAACCGCCGCTCAGAAGGAAACGCTGCGACGATGGGTCGACCAAGGAGCCGAGTACGAAATCCATTGGGCGTTCGTCCCGCCCACTCGCGATCCTGTGGAACCGGACCGTGATTCCGATCGTGTGCACCCGATAGACAGGCGGATTCAAGATCGGTTGAGCGAAGCGGGCCTGGATCTATCTCCGCTGGCACCACCGGCAACATTGATTCGGCGTGTCAGTTTGGATCTGGTCGGTCTGCCGCCTTCGGTACAGGAAATTGCTGAATTTGAAGTTGCGTTCGGTCGCGATCCCGACGTCGCCTATCACGACTTGGTCGAACGGCTTCTGGCTAGCCCACACTACGGCGAACGCTGGGGCCGTTGGTGGTTGGATCAAGCTCGGTATGCGGACAGCAACGGCTATTCCGTCGATGGGCCAAGACAAATCTGGCTGTACCGCGACTGGGTCGTCGACGCACTGAACGCTGACATGCCTTTCGACCAGTTCACGATCCAGCAATTGGCGGGTGATCTGTTGCCGGACGCGACGGTATCGCAAAAAGTTGCGACGGGATTTCATCGCAACACACAGATCAACCAAGAGGGCGGTATCGATGCTGAACAGTTCCGGATCGACAGCATCTTTGATCGCGTTGCAACGACGGGAACGGTTTGGTTAGGGCTGACGACCGGATGCGCCCAGTGCCATGACCACAAGTTTGATCCGATCTCGCAGAAAGAATACTACGAGCTGTTTGCGTTTTTCAACGATCAGGATGAACCGTCGATCACGGTCTATCCCGATGATGTCGACGCCGACGCGTTGGTTGCAGAACGCAAAAAACTGCAACAGCAACAGCAGGCAATGGTCGATGAATCGGTCGACGAGTTGTCGGCTTGGGAAACGGCGCTGACTGAGTCGCAAAAGAAAGCACTGGGCAAAAACGTCCAAAAGGCGATCGACACCGATGCGAAGAAGCGTTCCTTGGACCAGAAGTGGCAACTGTTGAAGTCGCTGCCGTCGAAAATCGAATCGCCCCAAGCGGCTGCCATCGACAAGCGGTTGTCCCAGATCGCGAAGTCACTTGCGACCGGTGTGCGGACCTTGGTGATGTCCGAGCGATCCAAACCACGCAAGACGACGTTGATGATCAAGGGCGACTTTACTCGCCCTAGTGACGAGGTCATTCCGGGGACGCTGGACGTACTGCACTCATTCAAGCCACAGTCCGAATATCCCAGTCGATTGGACTTGGCTCGTTGGATCGTGTCACCCCAGAACCCGTTAACGGCGCGAGTGATCGCCAATCGAATTTGGCAACAGTACTTCGGCATCGGATTGGTCGAAACCGACAGCGATTTTGGACTGCAGGGGACATCGCCGACGCATCCGGAACTGTTGGACTGGTTGGCGCTTGAACTTCAGCAGAACGGTTGGAGTATCAAGGATCTGCATCGACAAATCGTGTCGTCGCATACCTATCGGCAAAGCTCGAATACGCGAACCGATTTGGATCAAATGGATCCGCTGAATCGATTGCTTGGCCGCCAAAACCGGCTACGCCTGGATGCGGAAATTGTCCGCGATGTGGCGTTGGTCGCCAGCGGGATGTTTTCGGGAAAGATGGGAGGTCCGCCCGTCTACCCACCGATCCCAGACGGCGTGATGAATCTGGGCCAGCGAAATCGTGCCTGGCACGCCAGCACCGGCGAAGACCGGTATCGACGTGGCCTGTACACGTTTGTTTACCGAGTGACGCCGCCGCCGGCACTGAACGTTTTTGACGCACCCGACGGGTTGAACAGTTGCACACGCCGAATCCGCAGCAACACGCCCCTGCAGGCGTTGACGCTGTTGAACGACGCCGGATTCTTTGAACTTGCCGAAGCGTTGCAGAAGATTATCGACGAACAGGGACTGGAGGTCGCATTCCAACGCTGTACATCGCGCCGTCCAACGGCGGACGAACTGACGCTGTTGAAGCGACTCGATACGCTGAATGCGGCCAGGGCCTTGCTGAATCTTGACGAAACTATTAACCGCGAGTGA
- a CDS encoding transposase: MKTPSNAQQRGQARTNRPERTQVEMQFFSLDQLVASDHRIRLVWQYCESLDLSSLYTRIQSRQGKAGRNSIDPRILFALWFYATLEGISSARRVAELTTRDFHYMWICGKVSVNYHTLSDFRSENSELLEKLLADSIAALLNQKLITLETIGQDGMRVRASSGSGSFRSAPTLQRLQAAAEDYLNELSERTEEEAAKISKAKQAAQQRAAKERIERIKAAQENLEELERRRKEKRSRKSKSTPRASMTDPEAVRMKMADGGFRPAYNVQFASDGETRIVVGVSVDNQGSDQGQMLPMYQSVCSTFGVMPGKYLVDGGFTKATDIDSMDASGTAVYGVLKGVQKQIEEGKDPHLPKPGDSAAMKRFRERMGTAEAQKIYKQRPSVAEFPNAECRNRGLHQYRVRGSEKALSQTLWHVLVNNYNRFKCLGFLPNLIGDPCVVAAKS; the protein is encoded by the coding sequence ATGAAAACTCCAAGCAATGCTCAGCAGCGTGGTCAGGCCCGCACCAACCGCCCAGAACGCACCCAAGTCGAGATGCAGTTTTTTTCGCTCGATCAACTAGTTGCCAGCGACCATCGCATCCGATTGGTGTGGCAGTACTGCGAATCACTCGACCTGAGCTCTCTCTACACTCGCATTCAATCCAGACAGGGCAAAGCGGGACGCAACTCGATTGATCCGCGGATTCTCTTCGCCTTATGGTTTTACGCGACGCTAGAGGGAATCAGCAGCGCTCGCCGGGTCGCTGAATTGACCACCCGTGATTTTCACTACATGTGGATCTGTGGCAAAGTCTCGGTCAACTATCACACGCTCAGTGACTTCCGAAGCGAGAACAGCGAACTGCTTGAGAAACTGCTGGCCGACTCGATTGCCGCCTTGTTGAACCAGAAGCTAATCACGCTCGAAACTATCGGACAAGATGGAATGCGAGTGCGAGCGTCGTCTGGCAGTGGCTCATTTCGATCGGCACCGACACTCCAAAGGTTGCAAGCAGCGGCCGAAGACTACTTGAACGAACTCAGTGAGCGTACCGAGGAAGAAGCAGCCAAAATATCCAAGGCAAAACAGGCCGCCCAACAGCGCGCTGCCAAGGAACGAATCGAGCGAATCAAGGCGGCCCAAGAAAACTTGGAAGAGCTAGAGCGGCGTCGCAAGGAGAAGAGGTCACGCAAAAGCAAATCCACTCCACGAGCGTCGATGACCGACCCCGAAGCGGTGCGCATGAAGATGGCCGACGGTGGTTTTCGGCCGGCCTACAACGTTCAATTCGCCAGCGATGGCGAGACACGAATCGTCGTCGGCGTGAGCGTCGATAACCAGGGCAGCGATCAGGGGCAAATGCTTCCGATGTATCAATCGGTCTGCAGCACTTTCGGCGTTATGCCCGGGAAATACCTGGTCGATGGCGGCTTTACCAAGGCGACCGATATCGACTCGATGGACGCCTCGGGCACAGCCGTTTACGGGGTATTGAAGGGCGTTCAAAAGCAAATTGAAGAAGGCAAAGATCCTCATCTCCCCAAGCCAGGAGACAGCGCTGCGATGAAACGCTTTCGAGAACGGATGGGCACAGCGGAGGCTCAAAAGATCTATAAGCAACGCCCTTCGGTGGCCGAATTCCCCAACGCCGAATGTCGCAACCGCGGGCTCCACCAGTACCGGGTTCGTGGGTCGGAAAAGGCTTTGAGTCAGACCCTTTGGCATGTGCTAGTGAATAACTACAACCGATTCAAATGCCTAGGGTTTTTACCTAACCTGATAGGGGACCCATGCGTTGTAGCAGCGAAAAGTTAA
- a CDS encoding DUF1501 domain-containing protein, whose protein sequence is MKRNRKSESLRAETRRHFFSQCGTGIGSIALASLLADQRLGAQQPGPMTNPLQPRIAHFPAKAKNVIFLFMAGGPSQLETFDYKPKLNELSGQPIPKSFVEGKRFAFMGSSHRTDLLGFRPKFDQHGDNGTWVSDYLPHTAKIVDDLTIVKTCSTDLFNHAPAKLFMNTGTGLFGRPSLGAWTTYGLGSECDNLPGFVVLQSGPRGPRGGAMHWSSGVLPTSYQGVPLRNQGDPILNLSTPQGISNQQQRELVDTLRELNLKRLVETGDQEITTRINAYEMAYQMQSSAPELMDTSDETAATLELYGIKDPDETSYARNCLLARRLVERGVRFVQLYHTNWDHHGGPTENLETHLPKICEEIDKSTAGLIKDLKQRDLLDETLVVWGGEFGRTPMGEVRQSTGRNHHIDAFTMWFAGGGMKPGVVYGETDEFGFSPIENGCHVRDIHATILHQLGLDHERLSVRFQGLDVRLTGVEKAHVLKDILA, encoded by the coding sequence ATGAAACGAAATAGAAAATCTGAATCGCTGCGAGCGGAAACACGACGCCACTTCTTCAGTCAGTGCGGTACCGGGATTGGATCGATCGCGCTGGCTAGTTTGTTGGCGGATCAGCGACTAGGGGCCCAGCAACCCGGGCCGATGACCAACCCGCTGCAGCCGCGGATCGCTCACTTTCCTGCGAAAGCAAAAAACGTGATCTTCCTGTTCATGGCCGGTGGCCCGTCGCAACTGGAAACCTTCGATTACAAACCGAAGCTGAACGAGCTGAGCGGTCAACCGATTCCCAAAAGCTTTGTCGAAGGGAAACGGTTCGCTTTCATGGGCAGCAGCCACCGGACCGACCTCCTTGGATTTCGGCCCAAGTTTGACCAACACGGTGACAACGGCACCTGGGTCAGCGATTACTTGCCGCACACGGCAAAGATCGTGGACGACCTGACGATTGTCAAAACCTGCAGCACCGACCTGTTCAATCACGCGCCCGCCAAACTGTTCATGAATACCGGCACGGGCTTGTTTGGTCGACCCAGTCTGGGCGCGTGGACAACCTATGGGTTGGGAAGCGAATGTGACAACCTGCCGGGATTCGTGGTGCTGCAAAGTGGACCACGTGGGCCACGCGGTGGGGCAATGCACTGGAGCAGCGGAGTCCTGCCCACGTCGTACCAGGGCGTGCCGCTAAGAAACCAGGGTGACCCGATTCTGAATCTGTCGACGCCCCAAGGAATATCCAACCAACAACAGCGGGAACTGGTCGACACCCTGCGTGAACTGAATCTGAAACGATTGGTGGAAACCGGCGATCAGGAGATCACCACTCGCATCAACGCCTACGAGATGGCGTATCAGATGCAGTCGAGTGCACCGGAGCTGATGGACACCAGCGACGAGACCGCCGCCACCTTGGAATTGTATGGGATCAAAGACCCGGACGAGACCAGTTATGCGAGAAACTGCTTGTTGGCTCGTCGTCTGGTCGAACGCGGCGTTCGTTTCGTCCAGCTTTATCATACCAACTGGGACCACCACGGCGGACCTACCGAGAACCTGGAAACGCACCTACCCAAGATTTGTGAAGAAATCGATAAGTCGACTGCCGGTTTGATCAAAGATCTGAAACAACGCGATCTGCTGGACGAAACGCTGGTCGTGTGGGGGGGCGAGTTCGGTCGAACACCGATGGGCGAAGTCAGGCAATCGACCGGCCGGAACCACCACATCGATGCCTTCACCATGTGGTTCGCTGGCGGCGGGATGAAACCGGGAGTGGTCTACGGGGAAACGGACGAGTTCGGTTTTTCACCCATCGAAAACGGTTGCCACGTTCGCGACATTCACGCGACAATCCTGCACCAATTGGGGCTGGATCACGAGCGGCTATCGGTCCGGTTCCAGGGGCTGGATGTGCGATTGACCGGAGTCGAAAAGGCACATGTATTGAAAGATATCTTGGCCTGA
- a CDS encoding SMP-30/gluconolactonase/LRE family protein: MIVANDLPTTQADDAVFAGPPKMLLESGAGEGPVWNPKIGLLTSFDGNIHLRDANGNSSIYRENSGSNGLLFDREGRLIVCEATRHRVTRTERDGTIVVLADQFNGMKFNQPNDLTIDTQGRIYFSDPQYGDRSQMEMKDDDGKLVEGVYRIDVDGTVSRVIDHQVDRPNGLIITPDDQFMYVADNNNALGGARKLYRFEMRADGSVDTGSQTLIHDWGTTRGPDGMKLDQQGNLYVAAGLNQPHLPQETADQPTAGIYVFSKLGKQVAFVKIPRDETTNCAFGGDDGKTLFVTAGGSLWAIPTVNAGYQID, translated from the coding sequence ATGATCGTCGCTAACGATTTGCCCACCACCCAAGCCGACGATGCGGTGTTTGCGGGGCCGCCGAAGATGTTGCTGGAAAGTGGAGCCGGCGAAGGACCGGTGTGGAATCCTAAAATCGGGTTGCTAACCAGTTTCGACGGGAACATCCACCTCCGCGACGCCAACGGTAATTCGTCGATCTATCGCGAGAACTCGGGTTCCAATGGTCTGCTATTCGATCGCGAAGGCCGGCTGATTGTTTGCGAGGCAACTCGTCACCGCGTCACCCGTACCGAACGTGACGGAACGATCGTTGTGTTGGCGGATCAGTTCAACGGGATGAAGTTCAACCAACCCAATGACCTGACCATCGATACCCAAGGTCGTATCTATTTTTCCGATCCACAGTATGGCGACCGAAGCCAGATGGAAATGAAGGACGATGATGGCAAGTTGGTCGAAGGCGTCTACCGCATCGACGTCGACGGCACGGTGTCGCGAGTGATCGATCATCAAGTCGACCGGCCCAACGGCTTGATCATCACGCCGGACGATCAGTTCATGTACGTTGCCGACAACAATAATGCATTGGGCGGAGCACGGAAGCTATACCGATTCGAAATGCGTGCCGACGGATCGGTCGACACCGGATCACAAACGTTGATTCATGATTGGGGAACCACGCGAGGGCCGGATGGAATGAAGTTGGACCAACAAGGCAACCTGTACGTCGCGGCCGGCTTGAACCAACCCCATCTGCCCCAAGAGACCGCCGATCAGCCCACCGCAGGGATCTATGTCTTTTCAAAACTTGGCAAACAGGTCGCGTTCGTAAAGATCCCGCGTGATGAAACGACCAACTGTGCATTCGGTGGCGACGATGGCAAGACTCTGTTCGTTACCGCCGGTGGATCACTGTGGGCAATCCCAACGGTCAACGCGGGCTATCAGATTGATTGA